In Candidatus Fusobacterium pullicola, the DNA window TAAATAAAATCTATTTCTTCCAAAGTCTTTATAAATATATTCTGTAGGAGCTGCCTCTTTCTTTCCACCTTCATAATCTACATCTGCTGTTAAAGTTATTCTAGCTTCTGTTGAAAGTGTTAATTTTTCCCCTTTATATAAGTCAGCATATAATCTGATTTGGTTTTCTAAATATTCTGTCTTATCTCCATCTACTGTATTTCCTATTGATTTCCAGTAGTTTACAAACCATGCTGCCTTAAAAGCACCATAACTAACTCCCACTGGGAAAATTTCTGCCTCTAAGTTGTCATTTCCATTTCCATTTACAGATTGATACCAAATATCTGCAGCTCCAAATACCATTCCATAATTCCATGCTGCTCTTCCATAATATCTATCATAGTCAGATTGTCCTCTATATCTAAATCCTAGATGTAAATTTTCATTTACTTTATTCCAAACATCAAACTGCATTCTTCCATTTGTACTATCAAATCCATTATCTGTATCAATTGTCCACATTTTTCCAGCTTGAACTGCAAACGACCAGTCTTCATAAGATAGTCCTACAGTTGTAGTAAATGTAGTAGCTCCTATATCCCCATTTGTGCTTCCAGATACATTTTCTATCTCTAATTCTTGTCCTATATTTGTAACTTTTAATGCAGGTGCTTCTGCCATTGCTCCTACTGATATAACTCCCATAGCTGCTAATAATAGTGCTAATCTTTTCATAATTTTATCCTCCCAATTTATCTATAAAATTATTGTGACAAAATTTTATCTCCCAATTCATTTTTTCATCATAATATAATCACAAACTATTTTTTAGAAAAAATCAAGATATTTTTTATTTTCCACATATTTTTACATTCTTTTTTTAATTTTTATGTTTTATTTTAAAATTTAATGTTGACTTAAGGAATAAAAAGTTGTATTATTATATCAAGATATTTATTGTTCGCGAGTACAATTTAAAGTTATTTGGAGGGGTATTATGAAAAAATTTTTATTTACTGCTATAGTAACATCATTAATTTTAGCTGGTTGCTCATCTACAAACATTGTTAACAATCCAAAAAGTGATAAAAAAATCACATGGGAAGTTGGTGGACATCTTCCAGCACAAAAAGGTTATGAGAAAAATATTGGAACAGCTGGGGTATTATATGGTTCTCTTGAGGGGAAATATATCGTTGTTGGTGGAGGAGCAAACTTTCCTATAAAACCAACTGCTGAGGGTGGTCCTAAAGTTATGTATTCTGACGTTTATCTATTAACAGATAATAACGGAGAAGTTACAGTTGTAGAACATACTAATCTACCTCATGAAATTGGATATGGAGCATCTGTTACTACACCTCAAGGAGTTTACTATATAGGTGGAGCTGCCAATGCTGAACAGGACAATGATATCTGGTTCTTATCTATGGATATAGGAAAACTAAAAATGGAAAAAATTGGGGATCTGCCTTTCACTTTCCAAAATGGTGGAGCTATTGAAAAAGATGGTAAACTCTATGTTTATACTGGAAAACAAGCTGGACAAGCTTCTAACAAATTCTACTCTTATGACTTAACTACAAAAGAGGTTAAAGAGTTACCACCTGTTCCCGGAGAAACTAGAACTCAATCTGTTTCTCAACTTTTAAATGGTGAACTTTATGTATTTGGTGGTGGAAACTCTAAAGCATTTGTAGATGGATATAAATATAATTTTGATACTAATACTTGGACTGAGGTTGCCCCAGTTATAATTGATGGCAAAGAGGTGTCAGTATTAGGAGCTAACTCTGTAAAATTAAATGATAGTGAAATGATGGTAATTGGTGGATTTAATAAACAACTTTGGAATGATGCTAACTACTATTTAGGAAACTTAAAAGGAGAAGAGCTTGCTAACTATAAAGCTAAGTATTTTGGAGCAGACCCTTATGAGTTTGGATGGAATAGAGATATATTAATTTATAATGCTTCTACTAATAGTTGGAAATCTATTGGAGAGATTCCATTTGATGCTCCTTGTGGAGAGGGATTAGTTCTAATTGATAACAAAGTTTTCTCTATCAATGGTGAGATTAAACCGGGAATAAGAACTGACAGAGTATTTACTGGTACAATTATCAACAAATAAGTTTTTAATTTTATAAAAATTCTCATAAATGAAAAGAGTTATTGAATAGTTAGAGCTATTCAGTAACTCTTTTTTTATTTAATTATTCTTCCAAAGAAAAAGAGATAGAGCTGACAACTAGGGATAATCAACTCTATCTCTTCGGGAGAGATTTTTTATGTTTATATATATCAATGTTGTTACTAGCATCTTTTTCCCTCTTGGGAGAGAGGGAAAATCTTTGGGGAAAGTTTTATGAAAAAATTATCACTATTATTAATATACTATTTAGACTTCTTTATTCATAAAAAAGTTTAAATATTTTTTATTTTTTTATAAGTAATATTTTTATCTCATCTTTTATTACTTATACTATTTAGACTTCTTTACTCATAAAAAAGTTTAAATATTTTTTTATTTTAACCCTTCAATTTTTTCTAATAATTTATAAACACTTGTTCCTAGACCTTTTGGTACTCCTTCTTCTAATACTGTTATTTTTTTCCCTCTTTCAATAGCTACTTTTATTTTTTCTCTATCATAATCCTCTTTTACAATATGTTTTCTCTTCTTTTTTACCAATGGCACTCCTAAAGCTGCTAATCTCTCTTTAAAATGGTCAGTTGGTTCATATGATTGTTCATTTGTTACTTCATATTTTTTATCTTCATCTGTAATTTCAGAATGATGTAATAATAACCATATCTCAAAAAATGGATTGCTTATAGCATAGCCATAGCCTTTTTCTCTGCATTTATTTAATGTTTCTTTCCATTTTTCCAAATTTTCTGGAGCAGTATTTTCATCCACATCACTTACTATCCAAAATTCGTCATCTGGATGCTTATCAAAATCAAAAATATCTTTCTTTTCTTCCTTATATTTCTCTATTTTTTCTAATAATTGCCATGGTTTACTTTTTCCTAATTCTCTTATCTCTTCTTCCGTTCTATCCCTTTCCTTTTTAACTAATATCTCTTCTTTGATAGAAATAAACTGAATCTTACTTTTTACTTCATCATATATCTCCGTTACTCTGCCAAAATACTCTTCTTCTGTTACATTTCCTTCACAAGATAAAAATATTAACTTATTACTCTCTGGTCTTATCTCTCTTCTTGGAGTTCTTGAAATCTTAAAAGGTTTTCTCCTAGTCGTCTCTACCATATTTTTTCACTCCTTATAACAGGAATTGCTCCAAATCTTCCATTCAAATAATCCTTTAAAGCATTTTGACCCTCTTCTATCGAAAAATTTGAAAATGGTTTTAATTTTGTTTCTCCTAATCTATTTTTTTCAATAAACCAAATCTCATCTTGAATCAAATCATCTAAAGTCAATAAATTTATATCATGACTTGTAAAAAATAACTGGTTATTAAATCCTTCATTTGCTTCTAAAAAATATTGTATTAAATATTTTGAAATTTTTGTATGTAAGCTTCTATCTAATTCATCTATAAAGTACATAGTATTTTTTTTCTCTTCTAGTCTAAACAACATTGGTAACAAATCTACTACCCTTTGAGTTCCATCAGATTCATCATCAATATCGAAATCTACTATCTTATTTTCTAACTTGTGCTCAAATTTTAATTGTCCAAAAGATTTCTCTCCATTTTCTTCTATAAAAATATAGTATTTTCCATTTAATACAACTATTCCATGCTCTGTATCTTCGATATCTTGAACTATTTCTTCTGGAAGTCTTAGTTTCTCTCTTATCTCCTCTAAACTATTTTTTTCTTCAGAGACAGTTACATTGGTTACTCCTGTATCTAAAATTTCCAACTTTTTAGAAATAAATTCTCTCAATAAATTATCTTGTTTTATTCTAATAGGTAATGCTTGCACTTTAGTTGTTGGAAATATTATCTGAATTCTTTTAAACCAATCTATTATTTTACTAGCTATATCATTAGCATTCTCATTTAACTTAGACAAATACAATAAATTTTTTTGTTTTTCTGAAAATCCTTTTACTAAAACTCTTGCTACTTCATTTTCATCTTCATTAAAAAATCTCTTAGAACACTCAGATAATTCTATCTTAGTTATTCCATCTTTGCTAGTCTCTCTTTTAAAAATTGGTTTTAAATCATCTTCAGTCAATATCATCAACCATTCTTCATATACTTGTTTTCTATCTATTACAAATCCATACTCATAGACCTCTCCATCTATATACATCATAAACTGAAAAAGAGATTTATTATCTAATTCTTCTGAATTTCCTTTAAATTGCTCTATTCTTATTGTTTTTTCACTTAGTTGCCCTTCTAATATAAAATTTTTTACAAAAGCTAGTGATTTTATAAAATTTGATTTTCCAGAGGCATTTGGTCCAAAAAATGCAGCTCTTTTCAATACTTCCCAATTTCCATTTCTTGTTTCTAATGTAGATATAAATTTTTTATCTTTAATATCTTTTGAAGGAAACATAGTGAATTCTATTTCTTTTCCTATGGACTTAAAATTTTCTACTATATATCTTAATAACATTTTTTCCTCCCTTCCTTTCCAATTTTATTATACTATATCTCTTTCCAATTTTTAACCATTTTTTATAAAAAAAACTCCAGCTTTTACACTGGAGATTTTCTCAATTATAATACATTGTATTTTTCTATCATAGCTTTCATTCTATTTAATGTTCTTGTTTTACCAATTATAAATAGAACGTTGTATAGGTCAGCACCTCTAGCTTGTCCAGTTATTACCGCTCTTAATGGCATATAAACTTTAGCTGGTCCCTCTCCCATCTCTTCTAATGTAGAGTGTAATAATTCTTTAGCTTCCTCTATTGTGAAGTCCTCTTTTTCCCAAGCTTCAAGTTTTTTCATAAATAACTTGATAGACTCTTTTCCAACTAGGTCAAGGATAGATTCATTTAATTTCTCTACACTTTTTCTCTCTTTTTTGTTCATATCTTCAGTTACTACTGGAAGTTCAAACGTATCTTCAAAGTAAACTGCCGATTCTTTAGCTATCTCTTTTAATGTTTGAGCTGACTCTCTTAAGATTTCTACTATCTTAACAAGAGCTCTATACTCATGTTCAGAAACCTCTTCTCCAACATATCCTAATTGTCTAAAGAAAGGTATAGCTAAATCTGTTAATTCATTTATATCTTTCATTCTCATATGTTGGTTATTTACCCAACCAAGTTTTACAAGGTCAAATACAGGTCCTCCAAGAGAAACTTTATCTATATTAAAGTTATCAATGAACTCTTGTAATGTAAATATTTCTTTGTTTTCTCCAAATGAGTATCCCATTAATCCTAAAAAGTTTACTATTCCCTCTTTTAAATATCCCTCTTCTTTATACCAAATTAAAGATACTGGATTTTTTCTCTTAGATATTTTTGTTCTATCTGCATTTCTAAGTAATGGCATGTGGATAAATTCTGGTTGATCCCATCCAAAAGCTTTGTATAATTGAATATGCTTAGGTGTAGAAGCTATCCACTCTTCAGCTCTTATAACGTGAGTTATTCCCATTAAGTGATCATCTACTACGTTTGCTAGGTGGTAAGTAGGGAATCCATCTGCTTTTAATAGTACTTGGTCATCTATCTTATTATTTTCAAATACTATATCCCCTCTTAATCTATCATGGATAATTGTATCTCCTTCATAAGGCATTTTTAATCTGATTACATATGGTTCTCCTGCTTCTAATTTAGCTTGAATCTCTTCTGGAGTTAACGAACGACAACATCCATCATATCCAGGAGCTTTTCCCATAGCCTTTTGTCTCTCTCTTAATTTATCAAGTCTATCTTGAGTACAGAAACAGTAGTAAGCTCCTCCTTGCTCTACAAGCTTTTTAGCATAGTCTCCATATAGGTGGAATCTTTCTGATTGTCTATATGGTCCATACTCTCCTCCAACATCTGGACCCTCTGCATAATCTAATCCTAACCAGTGAAGAGCATCAAATATCATTTGCTCTGAACCTTCAGTATATCTATTTTGGTCTGTATCCTCTATTCTTAAGATAAAATCTCCATTGTTAGATTTAGCAAAAGCTAGGTTGAATAGTGCTATATAAGCAGTACCTACGTGAGGATCTCCAGTAGGTGATGGAGCTATTCTTGTTCTTACTTTCTTTTCCATTTTATCCTCTCCCATATAAATAATAAATAGTTTTCTCTAAATTCTATCACAATTTTAAATTTTTTTAAAGAGTTATTTGAATTTTTTATCTGACTTTATTCCATCTCAAATATCCATTGATAAAAATATCAATATCTCCGTCCATTACAGCTTTGATATTTCCAGACTCACAGTTTGTTCTATGGTCTTTAACTAAAGTATATGGTTGGAATACATATGAACGTATCTGATTTCCCCAACCGATATCACTCTGTTCTCCCTGTAATTTCTTCAACTCTTCCTCTTTCTTTTTCATCTCTAACTCTATTAATTTAGATTTTAAAAGTTTCATAGCAGTTTCTCTATTATTTAATTGAGATCTCTCTCTTTGACAAGTTACTACTATTCCAGTAGGAAAGTGAGTAATTCTAACAGCTGAGTCAGTCATATTTACGTGTTGTCCACCAGCTCCACTAGCTCTGTAAGTATCTATTCTAATATCTGATGGCTCGATATTTACCTCAATACTATCATCTACCTCTGGTACTACCTCTACAGAAGCAAAAGAAGTATGTCTTTTCTTATTAGCATCAAAAGGTGATATTCTTACTAATCTATGAACTCCCTTTTCACTCTTTAGGTATCCAAAGGCATTCATTCCCTCTACCATAAAAGTTATTGATTTTATACCCACACTATCCCCTGGCATAAAATCCATCTCACTAATCTTATACTTCTTATCACTACACCATCTCGAATACATTCTATACAACATATCAGCCCAATCACAAGCTTCTGTTCCACCAGCTCCAGAGTGTATAGTAACTATTGCGTTGTTAGAGTCATAATCACCATCTAATAGAAGTCTTGTATCAAAATGCTCTACATCTTTTCCTAAGATAAGATGTTTTTCCTCTAGTTCCTCTTGAAAATCTGTTTCTCCTTGTTCTACAAACTCGATAAGTACCTCTTCATTCTCAAGCTCAGTTACTAGATTTTTAAATTCAGCTACTAACTCCTTCTCTCCATTCATCTCTTTTATTATAGCTGAACTTGTTCTTTTATCATTCCAGAAGTTATCCTCCATTGTCTTTTTCTCAAGTTCGGCTATTCTATTTTCTCTCTTTTCTAAGTCAAAGAGACCCCCTAATATCTTCTATCTTTTTTTTGTATTCAGAAAACTCTCTCTTTATATCTAGTATATCCAAAATATCCTCCTATAATCCTAATTTTCTTTTTACATCTTGTAGACTCATTAAGCTATAAATCTCTCCATCTATTGAAACGTTTGGACCTTTTGAACATCTTCCAAAACATCTCTTATTTGTTAACATTATTTTTCCATCTTGAGATAGTCCATTTTTATCTATTTTTAAAAGTGCTGCAATCTCATTAAATATCTCAAATCCACCAGCTGGACCACAACTCATTCCAGTACAGATAGCTACCTCTTTTACATCACTTACTTTACTTCTGAATTTAGGGTAAAAATTTATTGTATTCTCAATAGATATCTCCATTAACCCCGTTTTATCAGCTATAAATTTTTGAACCTCCTTAGGTATACTATCAAGCTTCTCCACAACGAAATTTAGTATCTTTACATCATCTTTCTTATCCTTTAATCCATCTATAAACTCTTCTAACTCTTTATAAAAATCTTTATCCACCATAACAATCCTCTCTTTAAAAATGAAAATTAATCTAATGTTATTAAAATTGCTACAGCTGTAGCATACTCCTTTGAATGAGATATAGAAAGTTCAATTTTTTTATTCCTCATAAAATTTTCTAATTGATTTTTGAAATTTACTACTGGTTTTCCTAATTCATCACTCAATATCTCAATATCAATAAGGTTAAATCCCCTTACACCAGTTCCCATAGCTTTAGATATAGCTTCCTTAGCTGAAAATCTTCCAGCGTAGCTAGCAACCTTTCCAGCCCCTTTTTTTTCTATTAGCTCTATCTCGTTTTCAGTATATACTCTTTTTTTAAAACTCTCATTCTGTATAGCTTTTTCTATTCTAGCTATCTCTACAATATCATTTCCTATACCTAATATCATCTCTATACCTTTTCAAATACATCAATATTTACATCAATAGTAATCTCTAAATTATCTAAGGCAAAAAGTCTATCTACTCCAGCCCTTGGACTTCTCCATTTATATGGAGTCATATCAAAAAGATTTCTTATACTCTCATTTTCAGCTATAAATGATTTTCCAGTACAATTTACAGTTTTACAATGTTTAAAGATTTTTAAATCTTCAACTGGTGAATAAAATTCAGTTCTAACATTTTCATAAACTACCTCTTTTAACTCAAGCAAATGTTTCTCTCCTGTAGATACAACTATCAGTTTACCTCCAGCTTTTAAAACTCTCATCTTCTCCTCTGGAACAATCTTAGCAAACATACAGATTACAAAATCCATACTCTCATTAGCCAGTGGAATATTCATAGCACTTGCTACTAACCACTCTATGTTCTTATATGTTTTAGCTGCACTGATAATTGCTTCTTTTGAGATATCTATACCTATTATGTTACTCTCTACTCCTAAACTCTCTAAAAATCTCTTTATATTTCCAGTATAATATCCCTCTCCACAACCTATATCTAGAATATTTACACTTTTTCTATTTCCAAGATTTTCAAGTATTAAAGAGTTTACTCTATCAGATATTATCTTATAATAATCCTTTTCTAAAAATCTCTTTCTACTTAGTACCATCTCCTTATCATCACCAGGAGTTTTACTATGTTTTTGATTAGAAAGCAAAAGGTTTAAATACCCTTGCTTTCCCATATCAAATGAGTGATTACTCTCACATCTATAAGTTCTTTCATTTTTAATTAACTCTTTTTTACATACAGGACAAATTATCATTTTTTCCCCTTACATCATCTTATAAGCTTTTTTTGTATTTTCATTGGTAGCTTTGGCTACCTCTTCAAAGGTAATTCCCTTTATTTCTGCTATCTTCTCTGCTACATGTTGAACATAGATAGGCTCATTTCTCTTACCTCTGTGAGGAGTTGGAGCCATATATGGACAATCAGTCTCCAATATCAATCTATCTAATGGAATATTCTCTACAACTTTAACAAGAGTTTTAGCATTTTTAAAAGTTAATACCCCACCTATTCCTAAGTAATATCTATCTATAACCTCTTTTGCTGACTCAACAGAACCTGGATAACAGTGAAAAATCCCTCCTACATCAGGAAACTCCTTCAATATTGTAAGTGTATCCTCCATAGCATCTCTTGAGTGTATTACTACAGGTTTTCCAACTTTTCTAGCTAGCTCCATCTGTCTTCTAAAAAACTTTTGTTGTACCTCTTTAGGCTGAGTCATCCAGTGATAGTCCAGCCCTATCTCTCCTATTGCTAGTACTTTATCATTCTTAGCCAACTCCTCTAGCTCTTTTTCTACCTCATCAGAGTACTCTGCTATATCAATCGGGTGTATTCCTACTACAGCATATATAAAGTCATTCTCATTAGCGTACTTTACACTTCTTCTACTACTCTCTATATCATAGCCAATATTTACAGCAAACTCTAAATTCTCTTTTACTCTTTGTAAAACCTCAGCTCTATCCTCATTAAATTGCTCATTATCTAAATGAGCATGTGAATCTATCAACTTCATATTTACTCTCCTAATCACTCATAAAGTAACTATATCAAAAAATTTTTAATCTATTTAATTATATCTTTAAAATCCTCTTCAGTAAATTTGTATCTCTTTCCACAGAAGTGACACTCTGCTTCTAGCTCTTTCTCTTTACTAAATATATCTTTCAATTGATCCTTTCCTAAAGTGATAAGCCCTTTATAAAATTTATCTGCTGAACAGTTACAACTATATTTTACCTCTTTTTCCTCTAATATCTCATATGGCTCTACTAACCTTTCATAAGTTTCATCTGTCATATCTTCATAAAGAAGTTTTGCTATTCTTTTTATATCCATTCCTCCAGCCATAAGTTCTGTCATAGGTCTAATAGCTCCTATTTTCTCTTCTAAAGCTGTTATGAAATCATCTTCTGCTCCAGGTAGAAGTTGTATCATATATCCGCCTGCATACTCAACTGTATTTTCATCCTTTAATTTCACTCCTAAAGCTATAACTGTTGGTGTTTGCTCTGAGTTGTAAAAATAGTAAGCTAAATCTTGAGCTATCTCTCCAGATTGTATCTCTGATAGTCCTACATAAGGTTCCTTTAATCCCATATCCTTGATTATCTTTAAAAATCCTTTTCCTACTAATCCTCCTACATCTGATCTTCCATTATCTTTTAGTGGTACATCAGCTGTTGGATTTGATAAATATCCCTTTACTCCACCATTAGCATCTGCAGTTACTACCATATTATTTAATAGTCCATTTGTATCTGTTCTAAGAGTTAGTACATCATTACCCTTTAGTGTACTTCCCATTATTACTCCTGCTGTAAGTAATCTTCCAAAAGCATCAATAGCTGTTGGACTACATTTATGTATATTTTGTGCCTCTTGAACTATATCTGTTGTATCCACAACAAAAAATCTTGCATTTTTACTTACTCCTCTAATTAATTTTCCCATTTCTCTATCACTCTCTTTCTAAAATTTATCATATTTTATAATTGATTTATATTCTCTATAGTTTTTTTCACTTAATACTTTCATTAAATCTAAGTTACTATTTATTTTCCCATTTTTATTTAGATATTTTCTTATATCCTTTATCTCTCCCTTATCTAATCCATAATAACCTAGTACTACATCACTAGCCTCATTAATATAAAGAGGTTTTTTCTCTATTTGAGTCTTTACTCTCAGTTTTTTTCTCAATTTGTCAAAGGTAGCTTGACCTATCCCCTTTATTCTTTTTAACTCATTAAGATTCTCAAATCCTCCAGTTTCCTCTCTATACTCCACAATAAGAGTCGCTAATTTAGGAGTAACTCCCCCCTTTATAAGTTCCTCTTTAGAAGCTGTATTAACATCTACATATTTACTCTCTTCATCTAAAACATTTTCACTAACTATTATATCAAAACTCTCACTATTTGCAAAAGGATTTCCATAAACTATTCCCAGATTTAATAAAAGAGTAAATGCCACAATTAAAATTTTCTTCATATCTCTAATTTCCCTCACTTTTTATTTTTTAATTTTAAAAACAACTCTTTTTTAGCTCCCATTCTCTCTTCCATCTCTCTTATATAAAGAGCTGGATCCTTAGGGTTTACATATCTTTCAATATAATCTCTATACTCAGTCTCTGGAATAACTATTTTAGTAATAGCTCCTCCACCTAATCCCATAGTAGACTGATTCTCCTCTATCATCTCAATATTAAATACAGACTCACATCCTAATTTTGAATACCCTATATTCTCTCCCCATTCCATTATGTTTTTTTGTCTATATAGATAATATGGATTCATCTCCTTTTTCTCCACTAATTTTCCTATAGCCTCTGTTATAACTTTTCCATCTAGCTCCACTCTTTCTTGACTCTCTTTAAATAGATTTGAAGCTCTTTTAAATGCCAATGTGTGAATTGTTAAATTTTCAATATCAAATTTTTCCAATTCATTAAAAGTAAATAGCACATCTTCAGTTGTCTCATCTGGAAGTCCAACTATTATATCCATATTTATTATAAATCCTATATCTTTTGCTTTTTTATAATATTTTTCAAAATTCTCTCTATCGAATCTTCTATTTACCTTTTTTAAAGTTTCCACCTTAAATGTTTGTGGATTTAAACTTATTCTATCAACACCATACTGCTTAGCTATCTCTAGTTTTCTATCCGTAAGAGTATCCTCTCTTCCAGCTTCAAAGGTAAACTCTCTCACGTCACTCATATCTATATGAGTATTTACAGCTGAAAGTATCGCTTCTAAATCCTCCTCTGTCAATGTGCTTGGGGTTCCACCTCCAATATAGATTGAAGAGATTTTAAAGTTTTCCTCCTTTAGAAACTCTCCTGTTATCTCTATCTCCTTCAGTAGAGTTTTTACAAAATCCTTATAGTATCTTCCAACACCACTATTTATCTCATATGAAGCAAACGAACAGTACTTACACTTAGTTGGACAAAATGGTATCCCTATATATAAATTTATATGCTCTCTATCTAAAAATTCTAGCTCTTTTTTTACAACCTCTATTAAAAGTTCCGTTTTCTCCTCACTAACGATATAGAAATCTTTCATAATCCTTCTTATCTCATCATAACTATAACCTAGAGCTAATAATCTTCTCACTACCTTAGTAGGCCTCACTCCCATAAGACCTCCCCAAGAGTAATTTTTCTTAAAGAATTTTAGTATCAATATCTTTACCATTGTTATCTCTTGGTCTTCAAGTCTTCCATTTTGATCTGGATAGATAAAACTCTCTGTTTCTCCCTCTATAGTTAATGTTATAACTATATTTTCTTGCTCTTTTTTTACCTCTATATCCAATGTTTTCTCTAGAGCTTCTGGAACCATCACTCTAGCAAACTCTTCGATACTTCTATGATTCATTTGAAATGTCGAATTGATTATCACTTTTTCCTCCAATTATCTTAAGTTTTCTCTATACTCTTCTAATGAGATTATACCTTGAGAATATAGCTCTTCCATAGCATTTCTCATTAAAATCATTCCCATTTTTTTATTACTCTCTATCACACTCTCTATTTGATTAAGCTTATTATTCAGTATTAGATTTGTTACTGCTGGAGTTGAAAGAAGTATCTCATAAACACCTCTTCTTTTATTCTCCTTTGTCATTATCAATCTTTGACTAACTATTCCCTTAAGAGTTGTAGCTAATTGTAGTCTTATCTCATTTTGTTCTCCACTTGAGAATACATCTATAATTCTGCTGATAGTTTCCGTTGCTCCATTAGTATGAAGAGTTCCCAACACAAGATGTCCAGTCTCTGCCGCTGTCAATGCTGCCGAGATACTCTCTCTATCCCTCAACTCTCCTACCATAATAACATCTGGATCCTGTCTTAATACACTCTTTAATCCTTGAGCAAAGGAGTAGGTATCTCTTCCAACCTCTCTCTGTCTAATTAAAGATTTATCACTTTTAAATATGTACTCTATAGGGTCTTCTAATGTTATTATATTAAGAGCTTTACTTCTGTTTAACTCCTCTATAATTGAAGCTAAACTTGTACTTTTTCCACTTCCACTAGGTCCAGTTATCAAGATTAATCCCTTTTTTATCTTAATTAATTCTTTTATTATCTTAGGTAATCCTAGTTCATCTAAAGTTTTAATATGGTTTTCTATCACTCTTATAGAGATTGCTATATTTCCCTTTTCCCAATGAAAATTAGCTCTATATCTTAAACCTTTTACATCCTCAAAGCTACAATCTAA includes these proteins:
- the hslO gene encoding Hsp33 family molecular chaperone HslO, with product MGKLIRGVSKNARFFVVDTTDIVQEAQNIHKCSPTAIDAFGRLLTAGVIMGSTLKGNDVLTLRTDTNGLLNNMVVTADANGGVKGYLSNPTADVPLKDNGRSDVGGLVGKGFLKIIKDMGLKEPYVGLSEIQSGEIAQDLAYYFYNSEQTPTVIALGVKLKDENTVEYAGGYMIQLLPGAEDDFITALEEKIGAIRPMTELMAGGMDIKRIAKLLYEDMTDETYERLVEPYEILEEKEVKYSCNCSADKFYKGLITLGKDQLKDIFSKEKELEAECHFCGKRYKFTEEDFKDIIK
- a CDS encoding methyltransferase domain-containing protein, with amino-acid sequence MIICPVCKKELIKNERTYRCESNHSFDMGKQGYLNLLLSNQKHSKTPGDDKEMVLSRKRFLEKDYYKIISDRVNSLILENLGNRKSVNILDIGCGEGYYTGNIKRFLESLGVESNIIGIDISKEAIISAAKTYKNIEWLVASAMNIPLANESMDFVICMFAKIVPEEKMRVLKAGGKLIVVSTGEKHLLELKEVVYENVRTEFYSPVEDLKIFKHCKTVNCTGKSFIAENESIRNLFDMTPYKWRSPRAGVDRLFALDNLEITIDVNIDVFEKV
- the acpS gene encoding holo-ACP synthase, whose translation is MILGIGNDIVEIARIEKAIQNESFKKRVYTENEIELIEKKGAGKVASYAGRFSAKEAISKAMGTGVRGFNLIDIEILSDELGKPVVNFKNQLENFMRNKKIELSISHSKEYATAVAILITLD
- a CDS encoding helix-hairpin-helix domain-containing protein; the encoded protein is MKKILIVAFTLLLNLGIVYGNPFANSESFDIIVSENVLDEESKYVDVNTASKEELIKGGVTPKLATLIVEYREETGGFENLNELKRIKGIGQATFDKLRKKLRVKTQIEKKPLYINEASDVVLGYYGLDKGEIKDIRKYLNKNGKINSNLDLMKVLSEKNYREYKSIIKYDKF
- a CDS encoding PilT/PilU family type 4a pilus ATPase; translation: MIFEELLIQAREQRASDIHLVCGELPTFRANGKLVRIGEKTVDKEYLSIILELILKERDRNIFYQERELDCSFEDVKGLRYRANFHWEKGNIAISIRVIENHIKTLDELGLPKIIKELIKIKKGLILITGPSGSGKSTSLASIIEELNRSKALNIITLEDPIEYIFKSDKSLIRQREVGRDTYSFAQGLKSVLRQDPDVIMVGELRDRESISAALTAAETGHLVLGTLHTNGATETISRIIDVFSSGEQNEIRLQLATTLKGIVSQRLIMTKENKRRGVYEILLSTPAVTNLILNNKLNQIESVIESNKKMGMILMRNAMEELYSQGIISLEEYRENLR
- a CDS encoding coproporphyrinogen III oxidase, with protein sequence MIINSTFQMNHRSIEEFARVMVPEALEKTLDIEVKKEQENIVITLTIEGETESFIYPDQNGRLEDQEITMVKILILKFFKKNYSWGGLMGVRPTKVVRRLLALGYSYDEIRRIMKDFYIVSEEKTELLIEVVKKELEFLDREHINLYIGIPFCPTKCKYCSFASYEINSGVGRYYKDFVKTLLKEIEITGEFLKEENFKISSIYIGGGTPSTLTEEDLEAILSAVNTHIDMSDVREFTFEAGREDTLTDRKLEIAKQYGVDRISLNPQTFKVETLKKVNRRFDRENFEKYYKKAKDIGFIINMDIIVGLPDETTEDVLFTFNELEKFDIENLTIHTLAFKRASNLFKESQERVELDGKVITEAIGKLVEKKEMNPYYLYRQKNIMEWGENIGYSKLGCESVFNIEMIEENQSTMGLGGGAITKIVIPETEYRDYIERYVNPKDPALYIREMEERMGAKKELFLKLKNKK
- a CDS encoding TatD family hydrolase, which produces MKLIDSHAHLDNEQFNEDRAEVLQRVKENLEFAVNIGYDIESSRRSVKYANENDFIYAVVGIHPIDIAEYSDEVEKELEELAKNDKVLAIGEIGLDYHWMTQPKEVQQKFFRRQMELARKVGKPVVIHSRDAMEDTLTILKEFPDVGGIFHCYPGSVESAKEVIDRYYLGIGGVLTFKNAKTLVKVVENIPLDRLILETDCPYMAPTPHRGKRNEPIYVQHVAEKIAEIKGITFEEVAKATNENTKKAYKMM